A genomic segment from Halorubrum depositum encodes:
- a CDS encoding class I SAM-dependent methyltransferase, whose amino-acid sequence MKGQDWYQADEVAEEYEDVRFSGGGELIDRREKEAVLSALGPIEEGHRVLEVACGTGRFTTMLADRGADIVGIDISREMLEQGRAKAVEGGLSDHVEFVRGDASRLPFPDDHFDTVVAMRFFHLMDDPVPFARELCRVSADQVFFDTFNRRSLRTLYTWLLPMGSRLYSERQVVDMLRAADLTLAGEEHDFVLPYGFYRELPGPVAKPFRVLDEFVGDTIPGDYVASVSYWDARVSADGDD is encoded by the coding sequence GTGAAGGGACAGGACTGGTACCAGGCCGACGAGGTCGCGGAGGAGTACGAGGACGTCCGATTCTCGGGCGGCGGCGAGCTCATCGATCGACGCGAGAAGGAGGCGGTGCTCTCCGCGCTCGGACCGATCGAGGAGGGTCACCGCGTGCTGGAGGTCGCCTGCGGAACCGGCCGGTTCACGACCATGCTCGCGGACCGGGGCGCCGACATCGTCGGCATCGACATCTCCCGGGAGATGCTCGAACAGGGCCGCGCGAAGGCGGTCGAAGGGGGGTTGTCGGACCACGTGGAGTTCGTTCGCGGCGACGCCTCGCGGCTCCCGTTCCCGGACGACCACTTCGATACGGTGGTCGCGATGCGCTTCTTCCACCTGATGGACGACCCGGTGCCGTTCGCCCGGGAGCTGTGCCGCGTCAGCGCGGATCAGGTGTTCTTCGACACGTTCAACCGCCGCAGCCTCCGGACGCTGTACACCTGGCTGCTCCCGATGGGCTCTCGGCTCTACTCCGAGCGACAGGTCGTCGACATGCTCCGCGCTGCGGACCTCACGCTCGCCGGCGAGGAGCACGACTTCGTGCTGCCGTACGGCTTCTACCGCGAGCTCCCCGGTCCCGTCGCGAAGCCCTTCCGCGTCCTCGACGAGTTCGTCGGCGACACGATTCCGGGCGACTACGTGGCGTCGGTCTCCTACTGGGACGCCCGCGTCTCCGCCGACGGCGACGACTGA
- a CDS encoding helix-turn-helix domain-containing protein yields the protein MSTSPAETADQDRLSESEYRDRLRELPPSAKLVAKVLEGDSPLSQGGLAEESLLPDRTVRYALNRLEEEGLVDSRYSFKDARKQVYYLTI from the coding sequence ATGAGTACCAGTCCAGCGGAGACCGCCGACCAGGACCGCCTCTCGGAGAGCGAATATCGCGATCGTCTGCGCGAGCTACCGCCAAGCGCCAAGCTCGTCGCCAAAGTGCTCGAGGGCGACTCGCCGCTCTCGCAGGGCGGACTCGCGGAGGAGTCGCTCCTGCCCGACCGGACCGTTCGCTACGCGCTCAACCGCCTGGAGGAGGAGGGGCTCGTCGACTCCCGCTACAGCTTCAAGGACGCGCGCAAACAGGTGTACTACCTGACTATCTGA
- a CDS encoding glycosyltransferase family 2 protein has protein sequence MELSVVVPTLNGRDRLAACLDALATHAPAAEVIVANGPSADGTTGMVRDRDDVDVLVEISDRTVNVARNAGIEVATGDAVALVDYDNRIGEGWLDALRTGLADADAVTGPVTPAEPSRRTEAGADGEGDSAGAEDDADANGANDANEADNVDEPNTGPERRTIAGRDVTYFAGGNVAFRRETLRDLDGFDEYLRTGGARDAAHRLARMGREVAWRDDLAATKELPSPTAADGGRSAREWGWKYRALAYRLLKNYGVRPTVVARVGSHAATDAIGAAVDVVRGESTPSRWAATGRDVLVGLAGGGSDGLVARGRDRSPARNPNGITDRADRAVAKYDRREREE, from the coding sequence ATGGAGCTCTCGGTCGTCGTACCGACCCTCAACGGGCGGGACCGGCTGGCCGCCTGTCTCGACGCGCTGGCGACGCACGCCCCAGCCGCCGAGGTGATCGTCGCCAACGGCCCCTCCGCGGACGGGACGACCGGGATGGTCCGCGACCGCGACGACGTCGACGTGCTCGTGGAGATCTCGGACCGCACGGTCAACGTCGCCCGCAACGCCGGCATCGAGGTCGCGACCGGCGACGCAGTCGCGCTGGTCGACTACGACAACCGGATCGGCGAGGGATGGCTCGACGCCCTCCGAACCGGCCTCGCCGACGCCGACGCGGTGACGGGACCGGTGACGCCGGCCGAACCCTCCCGTCGGACCGAGGCGGGTGCTGACGGTGAGGGGGACAGCGCCGGCGCCGAGGACGACGCGGACGCGAACGGCGCGAACGACGCGAACGAAGCGGACAACGTGGACGAGCCGAACACCGGCCCCGAACGCCGGACGATCGCGGGCCGCGACGTGACCTACTTCGCGGGCGGGAACGTCGCCTTCCGGCGAGAGACGCTCCGGGACCTCGACGGCTTCGACGAGTACCTCCGGACCGGCGGCGCGCGTGACGCGGCCCACCGGCTCGCGCGGATGGGCCGCGAGGTCGCGTGGCGAGACGACCTCGCCGCGACGAAGGAGCTGCCGAGCCCGACCGCGGCCGACGGCGGGCGCAGCGCCCGCGAGTGGGGCTGGAAGTACCGGGCGCTCGCCTACCGACTCTTAAAGAACTACGGCGTCAGGCCGACGGTGGTGGCACGGGTCGGGTCGCACGCCGCGACAGACGCGATCGGCGCGGCCGTCGACGTGGTCCGCGGCGAGTCGACGCCCTCCCGGTGGGCCGCGACCGGCCGCGACGTGCTCGTCGGGCTCGCGGGCGGTGGCTCGGACGGGCTCGTCGCCCGCGGTCGCGACCGGAGCCCGGCCCGAAACCCGAACGGGATCACCGACCGGGCCGACCGCGCCGTGGCGAAGTACGACCGGCGGGAGCGGGAGGAGTGA
- the hisF gene encoding imidazole glycerol phosphate synthase subunit HisF — MGLTKRIIPCIDVDLDDDGDAAVYTGVNFENLEYTGDPVELAKKYNAAGADEFVFLDITASAEGRETMLDVVNAVADECFIPLTVGGGIRTKADIKETLRAGADKVSITTGALERPELIEEGAAAFGSQCIVISVDARRRHDDAGEHFYEDDDGETVWFECTKKGGREGTGIDTVSWAKEAEERGAGELFVNSIDMDGTKDGYDIPLMTAVCDAVSTPVIASSGCGGPEDMYEVFTEANADAGLAASIFHFGDYTIEETKRYLDERGVPVRL, encoded by the coding sequence ATGGGACTCACGAAGCGGATCATCCCCTGTATCGACGTCGACCTCGACGACGACGGGGACGCGGCGGTGTACACGGGCGTCAACTTCGAGAACTTGGAGTACACCGGCGACCCCGTCGAGCTGGCGAAGAAGTACAACGCCGCGGGCGCCGACGAGTTCGTCTTCCTCGACATCACCGCGAGCGCCGAGGGGCGCGAGACGATGCTCGACGTGGTGAACGCGGTCGCAGACGAGTGTTTCATCCCCCTCACGGTCGGCGGCGGAATTCGCACGAAGGCCGACATCAAGGAGACGCTCCGCGCGGGCGCCGACAAGGTCTCGATCACGACCGGCGCCCTGGAGCGCCCCGAGCTCATCGAGGAGGGCGCCGCGGCGTTCGGCAGCCAGTGTATCGTCATCTCCGTCGACGCGCGCCGCCGACACGACGACGCGGGCGAGCACTTCTACGAGGACGACGACGGCGAGACGGTGTGGTTCGAATGCACGAAGAAGGGCGGCCGCGAGGGAACCGGGATCGACACCGTCTCGTGGGCGAAGGAGGCCGAGGAGCGCGGCGCCGGCGAGCTGTTCGTCAACTCCATCGACATGGACGGGACGAAGGACGGCTACGACATCCCGCTGATGACGGCCGTCTGCGACGCCGTCTCGACCCCCGTCATCGCCTCCTCCGGCTGCGGCGGCCCCGAGGACATGTACGAGGTGTTCACCGAGGCGAACGCCGACGCGGGGCTCGCGGCCTCCATCTTCCACTTCGGCGACTACACCATCGAGGAGACGAAGCGGTACCTCGACGAGCGCGGCGTTCCCGTCCGGTTGTAG
- a CDS encoding DUF7511 domain-containing protein translates to MSTSSTRVRAERPELVCRRTDDGSGDGEVTFFERDRDPDERTTRWITVREADCVPRAEWR, encoded by the coding sequence ATGTCCACGTCATCGACGCGTGTCCGTGCCGAGCGCCCGGAGCTCGTCTGCAGGCGGACCGACGACGGCTCTGGAGACGGGGAGGTGACGTTCTTCGAACGGGACCGCGATCCCGACGAGCGGACGACGCGGTGGATCACGGTCCGGGAGGCCGACTGCGTGCCGCGCGCCGAGTGGCGGTAG
- a CDS encoding bile acid:sodium symporter: protein MIRGPVSRFSNVLLVLGAAAVGVLVPQLSPYLDPLITPLVVFLVFTSLRGVRFASIDYSSYVAVVALSLCLSYVVLPLAGMRLVAVALGDAPALGFAIALSVPTTAGSAIIWTRLARGDVQLATLTSIASLLLAPVATPLVLTRLVGSRIAVPTASILTDLAVIVGGGVLLAAAVPTDALSTEAIERSSTLAILLLIYTAVAGAGVGGVDAAALLAVVGVSGLLFGVGAALTAGCQRAFGIDRDRAFSLFFTTNLKNLGIALLVSLPFADPLVTVSIIVYYVVQQIGGAALADAT from the coding sequence ATGATCCGGGGTCCAGTCTCGCGGTTCTCGAACGTTCTCCTCGTGCTCGGGGCCGCCGCCGTCGGCGTTCTCGTTCCGCAGCTGTCGCCGTACCTCGATCCGCTGATCACGCCGCTCGTCGTCTTCCTCGTGTTCACGTCGCTCCGGGGGGTCCGGTTCGCGTCGATCGACTACTCGTCGTACGTCGCGGTCGTGGCCCTCTCGCTCTGTCTCTCGTACGTCGTGTTGCCGCTCGCGGGAATGCGTCTCGTCGCGGTCGCGCTCGGGGACGCGCCCGCCCTCGGGTTCGCGATCGCGCTCTCTGTGCCGACGACCGCGGGGAGCGCGATAATCTGGACGCGGCTCGCGCGCGGCGACGTACAGCTGGCGACGCTCACCTCGATCGCGTCGCTGCTCCTCGCGCCGGTGGCGACTCCTCTCGTGCTCACCCGGCTCGTCGGCTCGCGTATCGCCGTGCCGACCGCGTCGATCCTCACGGACCTGGCCGTGATCGTCGGCGGCGGGGTGCTGCTCGCGGCGGCCGTCCCGACCGACGCGCTGTCGACCGAGGCGATCGAGCGAAGTTCGACGCTCGCGATACTCCTCCTGATCTACACGGCCGTGGCCGGCGCCGGCGTCGGCGGGGTCGACGCCGCGGCGCTGCTCGCCGTCGTCGGCGTCTCAGGCCTCCTGTTCGGCGTCGGCGCGGCGCTCACCGCGGGCTGTCAGCGCGCGTTCGGCATCGACCGGGACCGGGCGTTCTCCCTGTTTTTCACCACGAACCTGAAGAACCTCGGGATCGCGCTGCTGGTCTCGCTGCCGTTCGCCGACCCGCTGGTCACCGTCTCGATCATCGTCTACTACGTCGTCCAGCAGATCGGCGGCGCCGCGCTCGCGGACGCGACGTGA
- a CDS encoding glycoside hydrolase family 15 protein, whose protein sequence is MQLRDALDDYKRNAGHATRFPGERRTVTGRFSGGEGRLVHVDGDGELRDFGYPLTGQTGLVRSRIGLAVGDEITWLDETSTEQRYVGDATLIETVHEADAATVTRHDVTLGDAHVTRATVDVGEDGHANVDPDALSLVVYARFAPDGRDDRIGQLRYDDAVEVYHADERDFLASATGFSDLRGQLPATFHELVDDAPTDLPRDRDSDRYEEERLSGEVIADVPFDGGVATVASLLTDRDETPREAARARLDELFSELDSVDALAAAADETTPSVPASAPARESLIADLRVLSLLSAESGLRIAGPDFDPFYATSGGYGYTWFRDDAEISTFLLGADDRLGLGLDDWHARSAEMYVATQRPDGSWPHRVWPRNGALAPGWANARIEDGPDVDYQADQTGSVIAYLAQARATGVDVPDLDATLVAALAGLDETLEDDGRPVVCQNAWEDSAGRFAHTAATFLEAYSELALPGDGLDAGALEAGTDAADSPDGDAAAPGADFDADALPDDLAGHARDQATRVYDALDDLWVPERGCYALRETPEGAIDDRLDSSTLSLASAHRSYDALGESDGSGGASGAVDDERLDRLVSHVETVVDGLAHESDEISGLIRYEGDGWRRAGQLSEKVWTVSTAWGANACAELAALLAAHDDPRADRMAERARELLAHVSPGGTLCESTSYLPEQFFDDGTPDSATPLGWPHAIRLATVALLDDRDLLTADPVPADD, encoded by the coding sequence ATGCAACTCCGCGACGCGCTCGACGACTACAAGCGCAACGCCGGACACGCCACCCGGTTCCCCGGTGAACGGCGGACCGTCACGGGGCGGTTCTCCGGGGGCGAGGGGCGGCTCGTCCACGTCGACGGCGACGGCGAGCTCCGCGACTTCGGCTACCCGCTGACCGGGCAGACGGGGCTGGTCCGCTCGCGGATCGGGCTCGCGGTCGGCGACGAGATCACCTGGCTCGACGAGACTTCAACCGAACAGCGGTACGTCGGCGACGCGACGCTGATCGAGACCGTCCACGAGGCGGACGCCGCCACCGTGACCCGCCACGACGTCACGCTCGGGGACGCGCACGTCACGCGCGCGACGGTCGACGTCGGCGAGGACGGGCACGCGAACGTCGATCCCGACGCCCTCTCGCTCGTCGTCTACGCCCGATTCGCCCCGGACGGCCGCGATGACCGGATCGGCCAGCTCCGGTACGACGACGCGGTTGAGGTGTACCACGCCGACGAGCGCGACTTCCTCGCGAGCGCCACCGGCTTCTCGGACCTCCGCGGTCAGCTCCCGGCGACGTTCCACGAGCTCGTCGACGACGCCCCCACCGACCTCCCCCGCGATCGCGACAGCGACCGCTACGAGGAGGAGCGCCTCTCCGGCGAGGTGATCGCCGACGTCCCCTTCGATGGCGGCGTCGCGACGGTCGCGTCGCTGCTGACCGACCGCGACGAGACTCCGCGCGAGGCGGCCCGCGCCCGGCTCGACGAGCTGTTCTCGGAGCTCGACTCCGTCGACGCGCTCGCCGCGGCGGCGGACGAAACGACGCCCTCGGTCCCCGCGTCGGCGCCGGCCCGCGAGTCGCTGATCGCCGACCTCCGCGTGCTCTCGCTGCTCTCGGCCGAGTCGGGTCTCCGGATCGCCGGCCCCGACTTCGACCCGTTCTACGCGACCTCCGGCGGCTACGGCTACACGTGGTTTCGTGACGACGCGGAAATCTCGACGTTCCTGCTCGGCGCCGACGACCGGCTCGGGCTCGGGCTCGACGACTGGCACGCCCGCTCGGCCGAGATGTACGTCGCAACCCAGCGCCCGGACGGCTCGTGGCCTCACCGCGTGTGGCCGCGGAACGGCGCGCTCGCGCCCGGCTGGGCGAACGCCCGCATCGAGGACGGTCCCGACGTCGACTACCAGGCCGACCAGACCGGGAGCGTCATCGCCTACCTCGCGCAGGCGCGGGCGACCGGTGTCGACGTCCCCGACCTCGACGCGACCCTCGTCGCCGCGCTCGCCGGGCTCGACGAGACGCTGGAGGACGACGGCCGCCCCGTCGTCTGTCAGAACGCGTGGGAGGACAGCGCCGGACGCTTCGCCCACACCGCGGCGACGTTCCTCGAGGCGTACAGCGAGCTCGCGCTCCCCGGCGACGGGCTCGACGCCGGCGCGCTCGAAGCCGGGACGGACGCCGCCGATTCCCCCGACGGCGACGCGGCCGCCCCCGGTGCCGACTTCGACGCGGACGCTCTTCCGGACGACCTCGCCGGCCACGCCCGCGACCAGGCGACGCGGGTGTACGACGCGCTCGACGACCTCTGGGTCCCCGAGCGCGGCTGTTACGCGCTCCGCGAGACGCCCGAGGGAGCGATCGACGACAGGCTCGACTCCTCGACGCTGTCGCTGGCGAGCGCGCACCGGTCGTACGACGCGCTCGGCGAGAGCGACGGGAGCGGCGGGGCGAGCGGGGCCGTCGACGACGAGCGCCTCGACCGGCTCGTCTCGCACGTGGAGACGGTCGTCGACGGGCTCGCCCACGAGAGCGACGAGATATCGGGACTAATCCGGTACGAGGGCGACGGGTGGCGGCGGGCCGGGCAGCTCTCGGAGAAGGTGTGGACCGTCTCGACGGCGTGGGGCGCGAACGCCTGCGCGGAGCTCGCGGCCCTGCTCGCGGCTCACGACGATCCGCGCGCCGACCGGATGGCCGAGCGCGCCCGCGAGCTCCTCGCGCACGTCTCGCCGGGCGGAACGCTGTGCGAGTCGACGAGCTACCTCCCGGAGCAGTTCTTCGACGACGGGACGCCCGACAGCGCGACCCCGCTCGGCTGGCCGCACGCCATCCGGCTGGCGACGGTCGCGCTGCTCGACGACCGCGACCTGCTGACGGCCGACCCCGTCCCGGCCGACGACTGA
- a CDS encoding alpha-amylase family glycosyl hydrolase: MHEPGPPRTTSVGESVELAPRSPDPDGTYEWAVRDAPAASAVDAGDGPRAESEGGRTGSPPVLARGATSRSDSPVVHLRPDAPGTYVLTLHAPDGTHRQRVRAFPDERREVELRVPAADLPVADADVDRVSLMWAHNERLLARDRPERDGDDWVLETRVPPGRHRFGFVANDDLGDERGDVVEVPGPGRPRLSLDARVEGGGDGKGGTDTGSGEPAVVLTADVDAPPALGDRDEPSASAVGVEFLVDDRDATPEAVARIESLADGTTLAVPLGEIPDDALDGDGLRVHAVPHAERYGAAETVRIGRDGDDGRTAEGDGAPVAVTDPHAPPAWADAPTIYEVFVRSFAGDTLPTTFREIERRVPYLESLHVDALWLTPVLASPTEHGYHVTDYYETASDLGSRAAFESLVETCHDAGIRVIFDLVINHTSRDHPAFQMHAAGVEEYADHYRRADGDFDVTGTDWAELAPGDMPEYYFDWRRIPNLNFDSPTVREWLLDVVDEWAAVVDGFRADVAWGVPHGFWKEVADRVPDDVLLLDETLPHDPFYGEGEFDLHYDSSLYGALGEVGAGRAPADAVAEAFDRAAWLGFDDPGAQLRYVENHDEERYLAEHGRDALKAAAATVFALPGAPMIYAGQERGNETYRGPIRWHDGDNDLTDFHRELAALREREPLLREGAVAFDDSAADVRVVDGDPDRVTAWARTAEGGDEADGDAADGDAAGGEDIHLIVVVNFGSEPAIVRVPDGIETDLFGDRAVGPEVAVDAVAVLR; the protein is encoded by the coding sequence ATGCACGAGCCCGGACCCCCGCGGACGACGAGCGTCGGCGAGTCGGTCGAGCTGGCGCCGCGGTCCCCGGACCCGGACGGGACGTACGAGTGGGCGGTCCGCGACGCGCCGGCCGCGAGCGCCGTCGACGCCGGCGACGGGCCACGAGCCGAGAGCGAGGGCGGACGAACGGGAAGCCCGCCGGTCCTCGCCCGCGGCGCGACGAGTCGGTCCGACTCCCCGGTCGTCCACCTCCGGCCGGACGCGCCGGGGACCTACGTCCTGACGCTCCATGCGCCCGACGGGACGCACCGCCAGCGCGTGCGCGCCTTCCCGGACGAGCGCCGGGAGGTCGAACTCCGCGTCCCGGCCGCGGACCTCCCGGTCGCCGACGCCGACGTCGACCGCGTCTCGCTAATGTGGGCGCACAACGAGCGCCTCCTCGCCCGCGACCGCCCCGAGCGCGACGGCGACGACTGGGTCCTCGAGACCCGCGTGCCCCCGGGCCGCCACCGGTTCGGATTCGTCGCCAACGACGACCTCGGCGACGAGCGCGGCGACGTCGTCGAGGTCCCGGGCCCCGGACGCCCCCGGCTGTCGCTCGACGCGCGCGTCGAGGGCGGCGGGGACGGCAAAGGCGGGACGGACACCGGAAGCGGCGAGCCTGCAGTCGTCCTGACGGCCGACGTCGACGCGCCGCCCGCGCTGGGCGACCGCGACGAGCCGAGCGCGTCCGCCGTCGGCGTCGAGTTCCTCGTCGACGACCGCGACGCGACCCCCGAGGCGGTCGCGCGGATCGAGTCGCTCGCAGACGGAACCACGCTCGCCGTCCCGCTCGGGGAGATCCCGGACGACGCGCTCGACGGCGACGGACTCAGGGTCCACGCGGTCCCGCACGCGGAGCGGTACGGGGCGGCTGAGACGGTGCGGATCGGGCGTGACGGCGACGACGGACGGACAGCCGAAGGCGACGGCGCGCCGGTCGCGGTCACCGACCCCCACGCGCCGCCGGCGTGGGCCGACGCGCCGACGATCTACGAGGTCTTCGTCCGGTCGTTCGCGGGCGACACCCTGCCGACCACGTTCCGCGAGATCGAGCGCCGCGTACCGTACTTAGAGAGCCTGCACGTGGACGCGCTCTGGCTGACGCCCGTGCTCGCCTCGCCGACGGAGCACGGCTACCACGTCACCGACTACTACGAGACGGCGAGCGACCTCGGCTCCCGGGCGGCGTTCGAGTCGCTCGTCGAGACCTGTCACGACGCCGGGATCCGGGTGATCTTCGACCTCGTTATCAACCACACCTCCCGGGACCACCCCGCGTTCCAGATGCACGCCGCTGGCGTCGAGGAGTACGCCGACCACTACCGGCGGGCCGACGGCGACTTCGACGTGACCGGAACGGACTGGGCGGAGCTTGCGCCCGGCGACATGCCGGAGTACTACTTCGACTGGCGGCGGATCCCCAACCTCAACTTCGACAGTCCGACCGTCCGTGAGTGGCTGCTGGACGTGGTCGACGAGTGGGCCGCCGTGGTCGACGGCTTCCGCGCCGACGTGGCGTGGGGCGTCCCGCACGGCTTCTGGAAGGAGGTCGCCGACCGCGTCCCCGACGACGTCCTCCTGCTCGACGAGACGCTCCCGCACGACCCCTTCTACGGCGAGGGGGAGTTCGACCTCCACTACGACAGCTCGCTGTACGGGGCCCTCGGCGAGGTCGGCGCCGGCAGGGCGCCCGCGGACGCGGTCGCCGAGGCGTTCGACCGCGCCGCGTGGCTCGGCTTCGACGACCCGGGCGCGCAGCTCCGCTACGTCGAGAACCACGACGAAGAGCGGTACCTCGCCGAGCACGGCCGCGACGCCCTGAAGGCCGCCGCCGCGACCGTCTTCGCGCTCCCCGGCGCGCCGATGATATACGCCGGCCAGGAGCGCGGCAACGAGACGTACCGGGGCCCGATCCGCTGGCACGACGGCGACAACGACCTCACCGACTTCCACCGCGAGCTCGCCGCGCTCCGCGAGCGCGAGCCGCTCCTGCGGGAAGGCGCCGTCGCGTTCGACGACTCCGCCGCTGACGTACGCGTCGTCGACGGCGACCCCGATCGGGTGACCGCGTGGGCCCGGACGGCGGAGGGGGGCGACGAGGCGGACGGCGACGCGGCAGACGGCGACGCGGCGGGCGGAGAGGATATCCACCTCATCGTCGTCGTCAACTTCGGGAGCGAGCCGGCGATCGTTCGGGTTCCGGACGGGATCGAGACCGACCTGTTCGGCGACCGCGCGGTCGGACCCGAGGTCGCCGTCGACGCCGTCGCCGTCCTCAGATAG
- a CDS encoding TrmB family transcriptional regulator: MDDRTLNDLLRRFGLSDKEIDTYLSLLAHGEAKASTIADAAGVSKRYVYSVSESLADRGFVEVNDHVVPTTIRANPPDEVIDRLRSDVDAIRPGLEERFSRVERRAEQFEVIKSRVTVVKRIRSLLDDAESEVTLSIAADHLPEVRESLADAVDRGVLVLLVVSDVERTSVGGADGEAVDSDGDAVDLEGVASVVRTWGEAMPTLLTVDSAAGVVAPPELLRRSDTDRQAIRFSQEQLAPVIVGSFLGNYWPAASEVATAPPAPLPVEYENFRHAVLQATLRLRAGETPRVTVGGRWTESGEAAEVVGRVVAAKQGTVEPTNNEFPVQHSLVVETDEGTVTVGGKGAFVEDVEADLVRIEAGEPTEAGGTEADGR, encoded by the coding sequence ATGGACGACCGGACGCTGAACGACCTCCTCCGCCGATTCGGGCTCTCGGACAAGGAGATCGACACGTATCTCAGTCTCTTGGCGCACGGCGAGGCGAAGGCGAGCACGATCGCTGACGCCGCCGGCGTGTCGAAGCGCTACGTCTACAGCGTGAGCGAGTCGCTCGCGGACCGCGGATTCGTCGAGGTGAACGACCACGTCGTGCCGACGACGATCCGCGCGAACCCGCCCGACGAGGTCATCGACCGCCTCCGCTCGGACGTCGACGCGATCCGGCCCGGCCTGGAGGAGCGCTTCTCGCGGGTGGAGCGGCGGGCCGAACAGTTCGAGGTGATCAAGTCCCGCGTCACCGTCGTCAAGCGGATCCGGTCGCTGCTCGACGACGCGGAGTCGGAGGTGACGCTGTCGATCGCGGCCGACCACCTCCCGGAGGTCCGAGAGTCGCTCGCGGACGCGGTCGACCGGGGCGTGCTCGTGCTCCTCGTCGTCTCCGACGTCGAGAGGACGTCGGTCGGAGGCGCCGACGGGGAGGCGGTCGACTCCGACGGCGACGCGGTCGACCTCGAGGGCGTCGCCAGCGTCGTCCGGACGTGGGGCGAGGCGATGCCCACGCTGCTCACCGTCGACTCCGCGGCCGGCGTCGTCGCGCCGCCCGAGCTGCTCCGCCGGTCCGACACCGACCGGCAGGCGATCCGCTTCTCGCAGGAGCAGCTCGCGCCCGTCATCGTCGGCTCCTTCCTCGGGAACTACTGGCCGGCCGCGAGCGAGGTCGCGACCGCGCCGCCGGCGCCGCTTCCCGTCGAGTACGAGAACTTTCGGCACGCCGTCCTGCAGGCGACGCTCCGCCTCCGCGCCGGCGAGACGCCGCGCGTGACCGTCGGCGGACGGTGGACCGAGAGCGGCGAGGCCGCCGAGGTCGTCGGGCGCGTCGTCGCGGCGAAACAGGGGACGGTCGAGCCGACGAACAACGAGTTCCCGGTCCAGCACTCGCTCGTCGTGGAGACCGACGAGGGGACCGTCACCGTCGGCGGGAAGGGCGCCTTCGTCGAGGACGTGGAGGCCGACCTCGTTCGGATCGAGGCCGGCGAGCCGACCGAAGCGGGCGGGACTGAGGCTGACGGGAGATAA
- a CDS encoding FAD-dependent oxidoreductase — protein MTETRTTERDVVVVGGGVAGLSAAVFTARQGLDTLVVDPGESLLRRNAHLENFPGFPLGVNARQLLDLLGEQAETAGADRLDARVTRVEIIDAVDSGNADDTDETDPNDDARFAVTTDGDDRIRTRYVVAATKNEVGYLDGVDGVGILDRGKAYIDVDERGRTGVDGLYAAGRLAEKPHQAAVCAGHGAEVAVTLLEDDDAPFYHDWVAPEGYFTDRGRDLPPGCEEIGADERREREAASLDATRERFAEPHPDPQETHPSLEE, from the coding sequence ATGACCGAGACACGGACCACCGAGCGCGACGTGGTCGTCGTCGGCGGCGGCGTCGCCGGGCTCTCGGCGGCCGTCTTCACGGCGCGCCAGGGGCTCGACACGCTCGTCGTCGACCCGGGCGAGTCGCTCCTCCGACGGAACGCTCACTTGGAGAACTTCCCCGGGTTCCCGCTCGGCGTCAACGCCCGCCAGCTGCTCGACCTCCTCGGCGAGCAGGCCGAGACCGCCGGCGCGGACCGGCTCGACGCCCGAGTGACGCGGGTCGAGATCATCGACGCGGTCGACTCCGGCAACGCCGACGACACGGACGAGACCGATCCGAACGACGACGCCCGGTTCGCCGTCACCACCGACGGCGACGACCGGATCCGGACGCGGTACGTCGTCGCGGCGACGAAGAACGAGGTCGGCTACCTCGACGGCGTCGACGGCGTCGGGATCCTCGACCGCGGGAAGGCGTACATCGACGTCGACGAGCGCGGCCGGACCGGCGTCGACGGGCTGTACGCGGCGGGGCGGCTCGCGGAGAAACCCCACCAGGCCGCGGTGTGCGCCGGCCACGGCGCCGAGGTCGCGGTCACGCTGTTGGAGGACGACGACGCGCCCTTCTACCACGACTGGGTGGCGCCGGAGGGGTACTTCACCGACCGCGGCCGCGACCTGCCGCCGGGCTGCGAGGAGATCGGCGCCGACGAGCGCCGCGAGCGCGAGGCCGCCTCGCTGGACGCGACCCGCGAGCGGTTCGCGGAGCCGCACCCCGACCCGCAGGAGACCCACCCGAGCCTGGAGGAGTAG